In Sulfitobacter sp. OXR-159, one DNA window encodes the following:
- the pcaD gene encoding 3-oxoadipate enol-lactonase has protein sequence MQIFDTGDVQLHYRVDGPEDGAPVVFANSLGTDMRLWDPILPLLAPGLRIIRFDKRGHGLSSCPPAPYSMGSLITDTERLLDHLQVRNCVFVGLSIGGMIAQGLAVKRLDMIRALVLSNTATKIGNRDIWAERIAAVEQGGIESLADAVMERWFSPQFRATPEMALWRNMLTRQPDAGYAGCSAAISHSDFMTPTSGLRLPALGIAGSEDGSTPPDLVRELMDLIPASKFKLIRRAGHLPCVEQPQEYADTLNDFLASVGHIPKAQG, from the coding sequence ATGCAGATATTCGATACCGGTGACGTCCAACTTCACTACCGCGTCGATGGCCCCGAAGACGGCGCGCCTGTGGTCTTTGCCAATTCGCTCGGCACCGATATGCGCCTGTGGGATCCGATCCTACCGCTCCTCGCCCCCGGTCTGCGCATCATCCGTTTTGATAAACGCGGCCATGGCCTCTCATCCTGCCCGCCCGCGCCCTATTCGATGGGGTCGCTCATTACCGATACCGAACGGCTGCTCGATCACCTGCAGGTGCGCAACTGCGTCTTTGTCGGGCTCTCGATCGGCGGCATGATCGCGCAGGGGCTGGCTGTCAAACGGCTCGACATGATCCGCGCGCTGGTGCTGAGCAACACCGCCACCAAGATCGGCAACCGCGACATCTGGGCTGAGCGGATCGCGGCCGTGGAACAGGGCGGCATCGAAAGCCTTGCCGATGCGGTGATGGAGCGCTGGTTCTCCCCACAATTCCGCGCCACGCCGGAAATGGCGCTCTGGCGCAACATGCTCACCCGCCAGCCGGACGCGGGCTATGCGGGCTGTTCGGCGGCGATCTCGCACAGCGATTTCATGACCCCCACCTCCGGCCTGCGCCTGCCCGCGCTCGGCATCGCAGGGTCGGAAGACGGCTCCACCCCGCCCGATCTGGTGCGCGAGTTGATGGACCTGATCCCGGCCTCGAAATTCAAACTGATCCGCCGCGCGGGGCACCTGCCCTGTGTGGAGCAGCCGCAGGAATACGCTGATACGCTAAACGATTTTCTTGCCAGTGTCGGGCATATCCCGAAGGCACAGGGCTGA
- a CDS encoding TCR/Tet family MFS transporter, with product MPLPLIFILVTVMIDAMGVGLILPVMPDLIREVRGGGLSDAALWGGVLATGFAAMQFLFGPVLGGLSDRFGRRPVLLLALVVMTVDYGVMALAGSVWLLLIGRLVGGVTAATHATASAYMADISPAQDRAARFGLIGAAFGAGFVLGPLMGGILGEYGTRAPFWAAAVLAAGNAALGWAVLRETLPQTQRRAFDWRRANPLGALRALGRLPEVGRLLAVYFIYHVGFAAYPAVWAYFGVERFGWSPTMIGLSLGLFGVQMALVQGMLIGPVIRRLGARTTVILGHVFALAAFAALTVLTSGTWALIMTPLAALAGVIPPALQGIMSARVNADAQGELHGALSSSTALTMILSPLTMTAVFAYFTAPEAALYLPGAPFLLALFLTLGGLVIFASRPPLTSQTGTSPH from the coding sequence ATGCCGCTGCCACTGATCTTTATCCTTGTGACGGTGATGATCGATGCCATGGGCGTCGGTCTGATCCTGCCCGTGATGCCCGACCTGATCCGCGAAGTGCGCGGCGGGGGGCTGAGTGATGCGGCCCTTTGGGGCGGCGTGCTGGCCACGGGATTTGCCGCGATGCAATTCCTCTTCGGCCCGGTTCTGGGCGGGCTGTCCGACCGTTTTGGCCGCCGTCCGGTCTTGCTGCTGGCGCTGGTCGTGATGACGGTTGATTACGGCGTCATGGCCCTGGCGGGCAGTGTCTGGCTGCTGCTGATCGGGCGGCTGGTGGGCGGTGTGACGGCGGCAACCCATGCCACGGCCTCGGCCTATATGGCCGACATCTCTCCGGCGCAGGACCGCGCGGCGCGTTTCGGGCTCATCGGCGCGGCCTTTGGCGCGGGCTTTGTTCTGGGCCCGCTGATGGGCGGCATCTTGGGCGAATATGGCACCCGCGCGCCGTTTTGGGCGGCGGCGGTGCTGGCGGCGGGCAATGCGGCCCTCGGCTGGGCTGTGCTGCGCGAAACCCTGCCCCAGACGCAACGCCGCGCCTTTGACTGGCGGCGGGCCAATCCGCTAGGCGCGCTGCGTGCCCTTGGCCGCCTGCCCGAGGTTGGCAGGCTTCTGGCGGTCTATTTCATCTATCATGTGGGCTTTGCCGCCTATCCGGCGGTCTGGGCCTATTTCGGGGTTGAGCGGTTTGGCTGGTCCCCTACGATGATCGGCCTGTCACTGGGTCTTTTTGGCGTGCAGATGGCTCTTGTCCAAGGCATGCTGATCGGCCCCGTGATCCGCCGCTTGGGCGCGCGCACCACGGTGATCTTGGGCCATGTCTTTGCCCTTGCCGCCTTTGCCGCGCTGACCGTACTGACCTCAGGCACTTGGGCGCTGATCATGACCCCGCTCGCCGCGCTCGCCGGGGTGATCCCGCCTGCGCTTCAAGGCATCATGTCGGCCCGCGTCAACGCCGATGCCCAAGGCGAGCTGCACGGCGCGCTCAGTTCCTCCACCGCGCTGACGATGATCCTCTCACCGCTGACGATGACGGCGGTTTTCGCCTATTTCACCGCGCCGGAGGCTGCGCTCTACCTGCCCGGCGCACCCTTCCTGCTGGCGCTGTTTCTGACCCTCGGCGGGCTGGTGATCTTTGCCAGCCGCCCTCCCCTCACGTCACAAACCGGCACTTCGCCCCATTAG
- a CDS encoding alpha/beta hydrolase, whose amino-acid sequence MARFTTSDGLSLHYTDEGSGLPILCLAGLTRTGADFEYLAPHLADHRLIRMDYRGRGRSDFDKNWKNYTLPVECRDVLELLAHLELEQVAIIGTSRGGLNAMGLAMIAHDHLLGVALNDVGPELDAKGVEFIMGYLGRNPAAKTYEEAAAAMARAFPEFRGVPEGRWLEEVQRHYTATDDGLKITYDPHLRDAIATAGQPTPDLWPFFDALQGMPLAAIRGANSTLLSRETLMQMQARRPDMIVAEVPDRGHVPFLDEPEARAALHEWIGQLQ is encoded by the coding sequence ATGGCACGGTTCACCACCTCCGACGGGCTGTCGCTTCACTACACGGACGAAGGCTCCGGCCTGCCGATCCTCTGCCTTGCTGGCCTCACCCGAACCGGGGCGGATTTCGAGTACCTCGCCCCACATTTGGCCGATCACCGCCTGATCCGCATGGATTACCGGGGCCGAGGGCGTTCGGATTTCGACAAGAATTGGAAGAATTACACACTTCCAGTTGAATGCCGCGACGTGCTGGAACTGCTGGCGCATCTGGAGTTGGAGCAGGTCGCCATCATCGGCACCTCGCGCGGCGGGCTTAATGCGATGGGACTGGCGATGATCGCCCATGACCACCTTCTGGGCGTGGCGCTGAATGATGTCGGGCCCGAGCTTGACGCCAAGGGCGTCGAGTTCATCATGGGCTATCTGGGCCGCAACCCCGCCGCCAAGACCTATGAAGAGGCCGCCGCCGCCATGGCCCGTGCCTTCCCCGAATTTCGCGGCGTGCCGGAAGGCCGTTGGCTGGAAGAGGTGCAGCGCCATTACACAGCCACCGACGACGGGCTGAAAATCACCTATGACCCGCATCTGCGCGATGCCATCGCCACAGCAGGGCAGCCGACGCCCGACCTCTGGCCGTTTTTCGACGCGCTTCAGGGCATGCCGCTCGCGGCGATCCGGGGGGCCAATTCGACCCTGCTCAGCCGCGAAACGCTGATGCAGATGCAGGCGCGGCGGCCGGATATGATCGTGGCCGAAGTGCCGGATCGCGGCCATGTGCCGTTTCTCGACGAACCCGAGGCGCGGGCCGCGCTCCACGAATGGATAGGACAACTGCAATGA
- a CDS encoding FKBP-type peptidyl-prolyl cis-trans isomerase: MAEVKSGDTVQIHYTGTLQDGTTFDSSEGRDPLEFVVGSGQIIPGLDSALPGMTEGDKKVVQVPSEEAYGPVNPEMRQSVPREGIPADIPLDPGTQLQMQTPEGQALPVTVVEVDETTVTLDANHPLAGKDLQFDIELVKIA, from the coding sequence ATGGCTGAGGTCAAATCCGGCGACACAGTACAGATTCACTATACCGGCACGCTGCAGGACGGCACCACATTTGATAGCTCTGAGGGTCGTGACCCGCTGGAGTTCGTTGTGGGTTCGGGTCAGATCATTCCCGGCCTCGACAGCGCGCTGCCCGGCATGACCGAAGGCGACAAGAAGGTCGTTCAGGTGCCCAGCGAAGAAGCCTACGGCCCGGTGAACCCTGAGATGCGCCAGTCTGTGCCGCGCGAAGGCATTCCGGCGGACATCCCGCTTGATCCCGGCACGCAGTTGCAGATGCAGACGCCCGAAGGTCAGGCGCTGCCCGTGACCGTGGTGGAAGTAGACGAGACCACCGTGACCCTCGACGCCAACCACCCGCTGGCAGGCAAAGACCTGCAGTTCGACATCGAACTGGTCAAAATCGCCTAA
- a CDS encoding glycerate kinase gives MPNLNDPKRQFLANLFDTAVAAADPRLILKDRLPPPPKGRTVVIGAGKGAAQLAQAFEALWPHPYDGVVVTRYGYGAPCQRIKVLEAAHPVPDQAGIEAARALQDALRGLGPEDQVIALICGGGSSLLPAPPEGLTLEDLQALNSALLASGAPISVMNDIRKQFSTVNGGRLAELAYPAQVVSLVVSDVPGDDPGAVASGPTVPGRRAAAEVLEEVAARGLELPPRCMAFLQKAAQQPAQDAHSKTATHVIASAGLSLTAAAKAAQARGVTAWILSDAIEGEAREVALVHAALARQAQESGFPHPAPLVLLSGGETTVTLRHKGRGGRNSEFALSLALALDGQEGITALAADTDGIDGSEDNAGAFVAPGTAGAMRAAGVDPRRALQHNDAYGAFAAVDALFHTGPTGTNVNDFRALLIGDLPES, from the coding sequence ATGCCCAACCTCAATGATCCGAAACGCCAGTTCTTGGCCAACCTGTTCGACACCGCCGTCGCCGCCGCCGATCCGCGGCTGATCTTGAAAGACAGGCTGCCGCCGCCCCCCAAGGGCCGAACGGTGGTGATCGGCGCGGGCAAAGGGGCGGCGCAATTGGCGCAGGCGTTCGAGGCGCTTTGGCCGCATCCCTATGACGGTGTCGTGGTCACCCGCTATGGCTATGGCGCGCCCTGCCAGCGCATCAAGGTGTTGGAGGCCGCCCATCCGGTGCCAGATCAGGCCGGGATCGAGGCCGCCCGCGCCTTGCAGGATGCGCTGCGCGGGCTGGGGCCGGAGGATCAAGTGATCGCGCTAATCTGCGGCGGCGGGTCATCGCTTTTGCCCGCCCCACCCGAGGGGCTAACGCTGGAGGATTTGCAGGCGTTGAATTCCGCGCTTCTGGCCTCAGGCGCGCCGATCTCGGTGATGAATGACATCCGCAAACAGTTCAGCACGGTGAACGGCGGGCGTCTGGCGGAACTGGCCTATCCCGCGCAGGTGGTGAGCCTTGTCGTCTCGGATGTGCCGGGGGATGATCCGGGGGCCGTGGCCTCTGGCCCTACGGTGCCGGGGCGGCGGGCCGCGGCGGAGGTTTTGGAGGAGGTGGCCGCGCGGGGGCTGGAACTGCCGCCCCGTTGCATGGCTTTTCTGCAAAAGGCCGCGCAGCAGCCTGCGCAAGACGCGCACAGCAAAACGGCCACGCATGTTATTGCCTCTGCGGGTCTGTCCCTCACCGCGGCGGCCAAGGCGGCACAGGCGCGGGGGGTGACCGCATGGATACTGTCGGACGCGATCGAAGGCGAGGCGCGCGAGGTGGCGCTGGTGCATGCCGCGCTCGCCCGGCAGGCGCAAGAGAGTGGTTTCCCGCATCCCGCGCCGCTGGTGCTGCTCTCAGGCGGAGAGACGACGGTCACCCTGCGCCACAAGGGGCGCGGCGGGCGCAACAGTGAATTCGCGCTGTCCTTGGCACTGGCGCTCGACGGGCAAGAAGGCATCACCGCCTTGGCGGCGGACACCGACGGCATCGACGGGTCAGAGGATAACGCGGGCGCATTCGTCGCGCCGGGCACGGCGGGCGCGATGCGCGCGGCAGGGGTGGACCCACGCCGCGCCTTGCAACACAACGATGCCTACGGTGCGTTTGCGGCGGTAGACGCCCTGTTTCACACCGGCCCCACCGGGACCAATGTGAATGATTTCCGCGCCCTGCTGATCGGCGATCTACCCGAAAGCTGA
- a CDS encoding formimidoylglutamate deiminase, with protein MIFAKHARLPQGWARDVRITVAEGRITAVQTGQTPHPDDSRVDTLLPALANLHSHSFQRAMAGMTEVRMAGKDSFWTWRDLMYRFTAHLTPAHIEAIAAFVFLEMQEAGFASVGEFHYLHHQPDGTPYDDLGELSARIAAAAAETGIGLTHLPVLYTYGGAGQVPLQPGQARFGNGVAQFNALVERAKRAVVDLPPDCRVGIAPHSLRATAPAELAEVLAAHPEVSTHIHIAEQPKEVADVSDWLGARPVDWLLANAEVTGNWCLIHATHMTEAETAALARTGAVAGLCPVTEANLGDGPFNGPGYLAAGGRFGIGSDSNVLISLTEELRTLEYSQRLRDLARNVMVPGEGSVGETLYTGAARGGAQALGRGRGEIAVGAWADLTAIDSQDPALCALRPAQLLDGLVFAAKDQVVTDLWSAGRHAVTGGRHRQRDRIVAGYRRAMAELTALL; from the coding sequence ATGATTTTCGCAAAACACGCAAGACTGCCGCAGGGCTGGGCGCGGGACGTTCGGATTACGGTTGCCGAGGGCCGCATCACGGCGGTGCAGACCGGACAAACGCCCCATCCTGACGACAGCCGCGTCGATACCCTGCTGCCTGCGCTGGCCAACCTGCACAGCCACAGCTTTCAACGCGCCATGGCCGGGATGACCGAGGTGCGGATGGCGGGGAAAGACAGTTTCTGGACGTGGCGGGACCTGATGTACCGCTTTACCGCCCATCTCACGCCCGCGCATATTGAGGCCATCGCCGCCTTTGTTTTCCTTGAGATGCAAGAGGCGGGTTTTGCCAGCGTGGGCGAGTTTCATTACCTGCATCACCAGCCCGACGGCACGCCCTATGATGATCTGGGTGAGCTTTCGGCCCGGATCGCGGCGGCGGCGGCGGAGACGGGGATCGGGCTAACCCATCTGCCGGTGCTCTATACCTACGGTGGCGCGGGGCAGGTGCCCTTGCAGCCGGGTCAGGCGCGTTTTGGCAATGGGGTGGCGCAGTTCAATGCGCTGGTGGAGCGGGCGAAACGGGCGGTAGTTGATCTCCCCCCAGACTGCCGCGTCGGCATCGCGCCGCATTCGCTGCGCGCCACAGCCCCGGCGGAACTGGCCGAGGTGCTGGCCGCGCATCCCGAGGTGTCGACTCATATCCACATCGCCGAACAGCCCAAGGAAGTCGCAGACGTCTCTGACTGGCTCGGCGCGCGGCCGGTGGACTGGTTGCTGGCGAACGCTGAGGTGACCGGGAACTGGTGCCTGATCCATGCGACCCACATGACCGAAGCAGAGACGGCGGCCTTGGCCCGGACCGGCGCGGTGGCGGGGCTCTGCCCGGTAACAGAGGCGAATTTGGGCGATGGGCCGTTCAACGGGCCGGGGTACCTTGCTGCCGGGGGGCGGTTTGGCATTGGGTCGGATTCCAACGTGCTGATCTCATTGACCGAAGAGTTGCGCACTTTGGAGTATTCCCAACGCCTGCGCGATCTGGCGCGCAACGTGATGGTGCCGGGCGAAGGCTCGGTCGGGGAGACGCTTTATACCGGGGCCGCGCGCGGTGGTGCGCAGGCGCTTGGCCGGGGCCGGGGCGAGATTGCAGTGGGCGCATGGGCCGACCTGACGGCGATCGACAGCCAAGACCCGGCACTTTGTGCGCTGCGGCCCGCGCAACTGCTCGACGGTCTGGTCTTTGCCGCGAAGGATCAGGTTGTGACGGATCTGTGGTCAGCGGGCCGGCATGCGGTGACGGGCGGGCGGCACCGGCAGCGTGACCGGATCGTGGCGGGCTACCGGCGCGCCATGGCAGAGTTGACGGCGCTTTTGTGA
- a CDS encoding threonine/serine dehydratase: MNIDMIRAAAARAEGHVRRTPLLNSPFLDEIAGRRIWVKPECLQHTGSFKFRGAWSALSSLDPDARAKGVIAYSSGNHAQGVALASKMHGAPAVIIMPKDSPRLKIANTRAYGAEVVLYDRANESREEIGAQLAEERGLTLIKPYDNPQVIAGQGTTGLEIAQQAAEAGINSAEVIVCCGGGGLTSGIALALEAEAPGFRVRPAEPEGFDDAARSLASGKIEQNPSALGSICDAIVTPAPGELTFPIMQRLVGPGLVVSDDEALQAMGHAFNRLKVVAEPGGAVALAAALFRGAEIEGDDVIVTISGGNVDADMFARALQTLG; encoded by the coding sequence ATGAATATCGACATGATCCGCGCCGCCGCCGCCCGCGCAGAGGGCCATGTGCGGCGCACGCCCCTGTTGAACTCGCCCTTTCTGGATGAGATCGCGGGCCGTCGCATTTGGGTCAAGCCAGAGTGCTTGCAACATACCGGCAGTTTCAAGTTTCGCGGTGCGTGGTCGGCGCTGTCATCGCTGGATCCTGACGCGCGGGCGAAGGGTGTCATCGCCTATTCCAGCGGCAACCACGCGCAGGGCGTGGCGCTGGCGTCGAAAATGCACGGTGCCCCCGCCGTGATCATCATGCCCAAAGACAGCCCGCGCCTGAAAATAGCCAACACCCGCGCCTATGGGGCCGAGGTGGTGCTTTATGACCGCGCGAATGAGAGCCGCGAAGAGATCGGCGCGCAACTGGCCGAAGAACGCGGCCTGACGCTGATCAAACCTTACGACAATCCGCAGGTAATCGCGGGCCAAGGCACCACGGGGCTGGAGATTGCGCAGCAGGCAGCCGAGGCGGGGATCAACTCCGCCGAAGTCATCGTCTGCTGCGGCGGCGGTGGCCTGACCTCGGGCATCGCCTTGGCGTTGGAGGCCGAGGCCCCCGGCTTTCGCGTGCGCCCGGCAGAGCCGGAAGGCTTTGACGATGCGGCCCGGTCACTGGCCTCTGGCAAGATCGAGCAGAACCCAAGCGCCTTGGGATCAATCTGCGACGCCATCGTCACACCCGCGCCGGGCGAGCTGACCTTTCCGATCATGCAACGGCTTGTCGGGCCGGGGCTGGTGGTGAGCGACGACGAGGCGCTGCAGGCGATGGGCCATGCCTTCAACCGGCTGAAGGTCGTGGCCGAGCCGGGCGGTGCCGTGGCGCTGGCGGCGGCACTGTTCCGTGGGGCTGAGATTGAGGGCGACGATGTGATCGTCACTATTTCTGGCGGGAACGTGGATGCGGATATGTTCGCGCGGGCGCTGCAGACGTTGGGGTAA
- a CDS encoding Zn-dependent alcohol dehydrogenase: protein MQTIKAAVCHAFDSPLSVEDIRIRAPQSGEVEVTLDAVAICHSDILFAEGGWGGTLPAVYGHEAAGRVSAVGPNVQGLVEGDSVVVTLIRACGSCPNCASGQPTICETPQAPDGPLQTADGAPLVQAMNTGGFAEKVVVDRSQAVKISHDIPKDAACLIACGVITGVGAVVNAAGLRAGQDVVVIGAGGVGLNAIQGARIAGARRIVAVDMTEEKLAIAREFGATDTVLATEAKPWRAAFKAMGRGADAVIVTVGAIPAYETAPRYLAAGGRVIMVGMPHSGAEASYEPVVLAALGQGMVGSKMGDVVIQRDIPWMVDLYLQGRLQLDNLISGRWRLDQINEAIADTKTGAAKRNVIIFDRT, encoded by the coding sequence TTGCAAACCATCAAAGCCGCCGTCTGCCATGCCTTTGACAGCCCGCTGAGCGTCGAAGACATCCGCATCAGGGCTCCGCAATCGGGCGAGGTCGAGGTGACCTTGGATGCGGTGGCGATCTGCCATTCCGACATCCTGTTTGCCGAAGGCGGCTGGGGCGGCACCCTGCCTGCCGTCTATGGCCATGAGGCCGCAGGCCGGGTCAGCGCCGTGGGGCCGAATGTACAGGGGCTGGTCGAAGGCGACAGCGTGGTGGTCACCCTGATCCGCGCCTGCGGCAGCTGCCCCAACTGCGCCTCGGGTCAGCCGACGATCTGCGAAACACCGCAGGCGCCCGATGGGCCGCTGCAAACAGCAGATGGCGCACCGCTTGTTCAGGCCATGAACACCGGCGGTTTCGCCGAAAAAGTGGTGGTCGACCGCTCCCAGGCCGTGAAAATCTCGCATGACATCCCCAAAGACGCCGCCTGTCTGATCGCCTGCGGCGTGATCACCGGCGTGGGTGCCGTGGTCAATGCAGCGGGCCTGCGCGCAGGCCAAGATGTGGTGGTGATCGGCGCGGGCGGGGTCGGCCTTAATGCCATCCAAGGGGCGCGCATCGCGGGCGCACGGCGGATCGTGGCGGTGGACATGACCGAAGAAAAACTCGCCATCGCCCGCGAATTCGGCGCGACCGACACCGTGCTCGCGACCGAGGCGAAACCGTGGCGCGCGGCCTTCAAGGCCATGGGGCGCGGGGCGGATGCCGTGATCGTCACCGTCGGCGCGATCCCCGCCTATGAAACCGCGCCGCGCTACCTTGCGGCCGGGGGCCGGGTGATCATGGTTGGCATGCCCCACAGCGGGGCCGAGGCCAGCTATGAGCCGGTGGTCCTTGCCGCCTTGGGGCAAGGCATGGTCGGCTCCAAAATGGGCGACGTGGTGATCCAGCGCGATATCCCGTGGATGGTCGACCTTTACCTTCAGGGCCGCTTGCAACTCGACAACCTGATCTCCGGGCGCTGGCGGCTGGATCAGATCAACGAGGCGATTGCCGACACCAAGACCGGCGCTGCGAAGCGCAACGTGATTATCTTCGACCGCACCTAG
- a CDS encoding ROK family protein, which produces MWYLVGDIGGTNLRLAAVDPAGAVVRRCTHRTDGLTTLPDACAALCSEMRGAPEGVAMAVAGVVVDGQVRMTNAARSISRDDLARACDVAPGKVLLLNDFEAAAWSLATLDAAKVSFLQGGPAPQPGARVIVGPGTGLGVGSLVWQGARPTAVPGEGGHLRLTPHSAEEVAYFEALIALWPEVQMGDALAVEAEAILSGTGIPYWYRAIAAARGEAAHLEGAAAIFAAAKVGEDTSACRAVALMARYLGGVAGDLGLVLGARGGVFITGGVAQQNPWMLDEAFLAAFNAGGRHSKWRAALPLGLCNDPDFGLMGARNCLFVQHDRPLPD; this is translated from the coding sequence ATGTGGTATCTTGTAGGGGACATTGGCGGCACCAACCTGCGGCTTGCGGCGGTGGACCCGGCAGGCGCGGTGGTGCGGCGCTGCACGCATCGCACCGATGGGCTGACCACATTGCCAGACGCCTGTGCGGCGCTTTGTAGCGAGATGCGCGGCGCGCCCGAGGGGGTCGCGATGGCGGTGGCCGGGGTGGTTGTCGACGGGCAGGTGCGCATGACCAACGCCGCGCGCAGCATCTCGCGCGATGATCTGGCGCGGGCCTGCGATGTGGCGCCCGGTAAGGTACTGCTGCTCAATGATTTTGAAGCGGCGGCCTGGTCCTTGGCCACGCTGGATGCGGCAAAGGTGAGCTTTCTTCAGGGCGGCCCTGCGCCGCAACCGGGCGCGCGGGTGATTGTCGGGCCGGGAACGGGCTTGGGCGTGGGGTCTTTGGTCTGGCAAGGGGCGCGGCCCACGGCGGTGCCGGGCGAAGGCGGGCATCTGCGGCTCACCCCTCATAGCGCCGAGGAAGTGGCCTATTTCGAAGCCCTGATCGCGCTTTGGCCCGAGGTCCAGATGGGCGACGCGCTTGCGGTAGAGGCCGAGGCGATCCTGTCGGGCACCGGCATCCCCTATTGGTACCGCGCCATCGCAGCAGCCCGCGGCGAGGCAGCGCATCTGGAGGGGGCGGCGGCGATCTTTGCGGCGGCCAAGGTTGGGGAGGACACGAGTGCCTGCCGGGCGGTGGCCTTGATGGCGCGATATCTTGGCGGGGTCGCGGGGGACTTGGGTTTGGTCTTGGGCGCGCGCGGTGGGGTTTTCATCACAGGGGGCGTGGCGCAGCAGAACCCTTGGATGTTGGATGAGGCCTTCCTCGCTGCCTTCAACGCGGGCGGGCGGCACAGCAAATGGCGCGCGGCGCTGCCGTTGGGCCTGTGCAATGACCCCGATTTTGGCCTCATGGGTGCGCGCAACTGTCTGTTTGTGCAACACGATCGCCCCCTGCCGGATTGA
- a CDS encoding haloacid dehalogenase type II: MPITTCVFDAYGTLFDVAAAAREAAREPAFAAIAETWPQLAEHWRLKQLQYSWLRAVTGAHDDFWQVTQEGLDWSLEKMGVADDPALRERLLALYWELQAFAEVPAMLRALKDGGLNTAILSNGSPAMLDGAVQSAGISDLLDVSLSVESVGVFKPHASVYDLVGQHYGCAKDEVLFVSSNGWDAAAATGYGFTTAWVNRGGDPVDRLPWKPAHQLRDLSGIPALAGL; encoded by the coding sequence ATGCCCATCACAACCTGCGTTTTCGACGCTTACGGAACCCTGTTCGACGTGGCCGCCGCCGCCCGCGAGGCCGCGCGGGAGCCCGCCTTTGCCGCCATCGCCGAGACTTGGCCGCAGCTGGCAGAACACTGGCGCCTCAAGCAGTTGCAGTATTCATGGCTGCGCGCCGTGACCGGGGCGCATGACGATTTCTGGCAGGTCACCCAAGAGGGTCTGGACTGGTCGTTGGAGAAGATGGGCGTCGCTGACGACCCTGCCCTGCGCGAGCGCCTGTTGGCGCTTTATTGGGAGCTTCAGGCCTTTGCCGAAGTTCCTGCGATGCTGCGTGCGCTGAAAGACGGCGGCCTGAACACCGCAATCTTATCCAACGGCTCGCCCGCGATGCTGGACGGGGCGGTGCAATCTGCGGGAATCAGTGACCTTTTGGATGTGTCGCTCTCGGTCGAAAGTGTCGGTGTCTTCAAACCGCACGCTTCGGTCTATGATCTTGTCGGGCAGCACTACGGCTGCGCCAAAGACGAGGTGCTGTTCGTCTCCTCCAACGGCTGGGACGCGGCGGCGGCGACGGGCTATGGTTTCACGACCGCATGGGTGAACCGGGGCGGCGATCCGGTGGACCGGCTGCCATGGAAACCGGCGCATCAGTTGCGAGACCTCAGCGGCATCCCTGCATTGGCGGGCCTCTGA